The proteins below are encoded in one region of Alistipes communis:
- a CDS encoding HD domain-containing protein produces MRPERLFEILAVAERLKCNTRHSWTSTGRRESVAEHSWRLALMALLVADEFPDVDCGRVVRMCLVHDLGEAFTGDIPAFEKRRQDETHEAALLARWVETLPEPLRAEWRSLYAEMEALATPEARLYKALDKLEAVIQHNEADIATWLPLEYDLNIAYGADEVAWNGYLRRLKEAANEISRQKIAAAKEQAPDDAGK; encoded by the coding sequence ATGCGACCCGAACGACTCTTCGAGATCCTCGCCGTGGCCGAACGGCTCAAATGCAATACGCGCCACTCGTGGACGTCGACGGGCCGCCGCGAAAGCGTGGCGGAGCACAGCTGGCGGCTGGCGCTCATGGCGCTGCTGGTGGCCGACGAGTTCCCCGACGTGGACTGCGGCCGCGTGGTGCGCATGTGTCTGGTGCACGACCTGGGCGAAGCCTTCACGGGAGACATTCCCGCCTTCGAGAAACGGCGGCAGGACGAAACGCACGAGGCGGCGCTGCTCGCCCGCTGGGTAGAGACCCTGCCCGAACCGCTGCGCGCCGAATGGCGGTCGCTCTATGCCGAAATGGAGGCGCTGGCCACGCCCGAAGCCCGGCTCTACAAAGCGCTCGACAAACTCGAAGCGGTGATCCAGCACAACGAGGCCGACATCGCCACGTGGCTGCCGCTCGAATACGACCTCAACATCGCCTACGGTGCCGACGAGGTGGCGTGGAACGGCTACCTGCGACGGCTCAAAGAGGCCGCCAACGAAATCAGCCGGCAGAAAATCGCCGCAGCGAAGGAGCAGGCGCCCGACGACGCGGGGAAATAG
- a CDS encoding structural protein P5, whose amino-acid sequence MSELPRGLRNRNPGNIRRSAVRYKGETESDDAAFKTFASTAWGYRAMFVLLHTYRVRHRIATLRGMIARWAPPSENDTGAYLRTVVRRSGVDPDAEIDTRDGPTMTRIAAAMARVENGVEPDEAEIAEGWRLFSADF is encoded by the coding sequence ATGTCTGAGCTGCCGCGCGGCCTGCGCAACCGCAACCCGGGCAACATCCGCCGCTCGGCCGTGCGCTACAAGGGCGAGACGGAGAGCGACGACGCGGCTTTCAAGACGTTCGCCTCGACGGCGTGGGGTTACCGCGCGATGTTCGTCCTGCTGCACACCTACCGCGTCCGCCACCGCATCGCCACCCTGCGCGGGATGATCGCCCGCTGGGCTCCGCCCTCGGAGAACGACACGGGCGCCTATCTGCGCACCGTCGTCAGGCGAAGCGGCGTCGACCCCGACGCCGAAATCGACACCCGCGACGGCCCGACCATGACGCGCATCGCGGCGGCGATGGCGCGCGTGGAGAACGGCGTGGAGCCCGACGAGGCGGAGATCGCCGAAGGATGGCGGCTTTTCAGCGCGGATTTCTGA
- a CDS encoding DUF6712 family protein: MQTLITPTVVVARAFADGEYVAPETVSEAAIVAAQETYLRPVTGDALFERLLAGDHADFTDEYLAAPLALYVRYLIAPQLDLRHGQGGTVQPRSDGFAAASDATLRRSRRALLKTARRLLRRASDYLESHAAQFPLYDPQANVLNRCSIDGKLVQTR, from the coding sequence ATGCAGACACTCATCACCCCGACCGTCGTCGTCGCGCGGGCCTTCGCCGACGGCGAGTACGTCGCACCCGAAACCGTCTCCGAAGCGGCGATCGTCGCCGCGCAGGAGACCTACCTGCGCCCCGTGACGGGCGACGCGCTCTTCGAACGGCTGCTCGCCGGCGACCATGCCGACTTTACCGACGAATACCTCGCCGCGCCGCTGGCGCTCTACGTGCGCTATCTCATCGCACCGCAGCTCGACCTGCGGCACGGACAGGGCGGCACCGTGCAGCCCCGATCCGACGGCTTCGCGGCGGCCTCCGACGCAACGCTGCGCCGCAGCCGCCGCGCCCTGCTCAAAACCGCCCGCCGGCTGCTGCGGCGCGCCTCCGACTACCTCGAATCCCACGCCGCGCAGTTCCCGCTCTACGACCCGCAGGCCAACGTCCTCAACCGCTGTTCGATCGATGGAAAACTTGTACAGACCCGTTAG
- a CDS encoding THUMP-like domain-containing protein: protein MTREEFDTLCRDDVRRAVEENLGRDPLAVALDRRTPHAALVATQVKYLERARTKLPSYYAARCILPPRAFEQASSEACAAHKEPAGDTALDLTCGLGVDALALGRRFRRVVALERDPVLAAVAARNLRLLGAANVEVVCASAEEYLAATTERFDWVAADPDRRSRTGRKLVRLEECSPDILRLLPAVRRVGARLCLKNSPLFDVDEALRLFPTARIEAVSVHGECKELLVYDDGTGPLLRATALGGGSVTLPPATAPTPPPPPFDPTAYAYLFLPDVALQKMRLVRRALEGRADVWSENGFAFAHRPVEGVPGRTLAIGAIGPFDAKALRRELRGEGIEIFKRDFPLTPEEIHARTGTHAGSRQRLAFTRIGGKLWTIRLAAEAPETEREG from the coding sequence ATGACACGCGAAGAGTTCGATACGTTGTGCCGCGACGACGTGCGGCGCGCCGTGGAGGAGAATCTCGGCCGCGATCCGCTGGCCGTGGCGCTCGACCGGCGCACACCCCACGCCGCGCTGGTGGCCACGCAGGTCAAATACCTCGAACGCGCCCGCACGAAACTCCCCTCCTACTACGCCGCACGCTGCATCCTGCCGCCGCGCGCCTTCGAACAGGCGTCGAGCGAGGCGTGCGCCGCACACAAGGAGCCGGCGGGCGACACAGCGCTCGATCTGACCTGCGGGCTGGGCGTCGACGCGCTGGCGTTGGGCCGCCGCTTCCGGCGCGTCGTGGCGCTCGAACGCGATCCCGTGCTGGCGGCCGTCGCGGCCCGCAACCTGCGGCTGCTGGGCGCCGCGAACGTGGAGGTGGTCTGCGCTTCGGCCGAGGAGTACCTCGCCGCGACGACCGAGCGGTTCGACTGGGTGGCGGCCGACCCCGACCGCCGCAGCCGGACAGGGCGCAAACTCGTCCGGCTCGAAGAGTGTTCGCCCGACATCCTGCGGCTGCTGCCCGCCGTGCGGCGCGTCGGCGCGCGCCTCTGCCTGAAAAACTCGCCGCTGTTCGACGTCGACGAAGCGCTGCGGCTCTTCCCGACGGCCCGCATCGAGGCCGTATCGGTGCACGGCGAATGCAAGGAGCTGCTCGTCTACGACGACGGCACGGGGCCGCTGCTGCGGGCCACGGCGCTCGGCGGGGGAAGCGTGACGCTTCCGCCCGCTACGGCTCCCACACCGCCGCCACCGCCGTTCGACCCGACGGCATACGCCTACCTCTTCCTGCCCGACGTGGCGTTGCAGAAGATGCGCCTCGTGCGGCGGGCGCTCGAAGGGCGGGCCGACGTGTGGAGCGAGAACGGATTCGCCTTCGCCCACCGGCCGGTCGAGGGCGTTCCGGGGCGGACGTTGGCCATCGGCGCGATCGGGCCGTTCGACGCGAAGGCGCTGCGTCGCGAGCTGCGCGGCGAGGGTATCGAGATCTTCAAACGCGACTTCCCGCTCACGCCGGAGGAGATCCACGCCCGCACGGGGACGCATGCAGGCAGCCGGCAACGGCTGGCCTTCACCCGCATCGGCGGCAAACTGTGGACGATCCGTCTGGCGGCCGAGGCACCCGAAACGGAGAGGGAGGGATAA
- the folE gene encoding GTP cyclohydrolase I FolE has product MEKKLYEKQEIYDPATIAELSEHYAAILRLLGEDPTREGLLKTPERVAKAMAFMTKGYAEDPRDILLSAMFREEYRQMVLVRDIEVYSLCEHHMLPFYGKAHVAYIPDGYITGLSKVARVVECFARRLQVQERLTVQIRDCIHEALHPLGVAVVIEASHMCMQMRGVEKQESSTTTSAFTGIFLRDHRTREEFMELIR; this is encoded by the coding sequence ATGGAAAAGAAACTGTACGAAAAACAAGAGATATACGACCCTGCAACGATCGCCGAACTGAGTGAGCACTACGCCGCCATTCTGCGGCTGCTGGGCGAAGACCCCACGCGCGAGGGGCTGCTCAAAACCCCCGAGCGGGTAGCCAAGGCAATGGCTTTCATGACCAAGGGCTACGCTGAGGATCCGCGCGACATTCTCCTGTCGGCTATGTTCCGCGAGGAGTACCGGCAGATGGTACTCGTGCGCGACATCGAGGTCTACTCGCTGTGCGAACATCACATGCTCCCCTTCTACGGCAAGGCGCACGTGGCCTACATCCCCGACGGCTACATCACGGGGCTGTCGAAGGTGGCGCGCGTGGTGGAGTGTTTCGCACGCCGCCTGCAAGTACAGGAGCGGCTGACGGTGCAGATCCGCGACTGCATCCATGAGGCGCTGCACCCGCTGGGAGTGGCCGTCGTGATCGAGGCCAGCCACATGTGCATGCAGATGCGCGGCGTCGAGAAGCAGGAGTCGTCGACCACCACCTCGGCCTTCACGGGCATCTTCCTGCGCGACCACCGCACGCGCGAGGAGTTCATGGAGCTGATCCGGTAG
- a CDS encoding RNA-binding S4 domain-containing protein — MDDVRLDKYLWAVRIFKTRSDAAEAIRTNRVTVGGATCKPSREVRIGDVIAVKRMPVVYQYKVLNLVTSRQPAKNVPAYCLNITPQEELDKLDAPRETIFVFRDRGTGRPTKKERRELDSLMDNMLYEEE, encoded by the coding sequence ATGGACGACGTAAGACTGGACAAATATCTGTGGGCGGTGCGCATCTTCAAGACGCGCAGCGACGCCGCCGAGGCGATCCGCACCAACCGCGTGACGGTGGGCGGCGCGACGTGCAAACCCTCGCGCGAGGTGCGCATCGGCGACGTGATCGCCGTGAAGCGGATGCCCGTGGTCTATCAGTACAAGGTGCTCAACCTGGTGACGAGCCGCCAGCCGGCCAAGAACGTGCCGGCCTATTGTCTGAACATCACCCCGCAGGAGGAACTGGACAAGCTCGACGCGCCGCGCGAGACGATCTTCGTCTTCCGCGACCGCGGCACGGGGCGCCCGACCAAGAAGGAGCGGCGCGAACTGGATTCGCTGATGGACAACATGCTTTACGAGGAGGAGTAG
- a CDS encoding ComEC/Rec2 family competence protein, which produces MGDTPLHPPHSQSRPLRKAAGPYPMAWVLLFTAAGVAVARYATLPAGFLAAAFAAATLMAFITYRRRIGNGYIAIALLLLGMALPALRPQPAYGPAGMNRLHEAASERIRRLHLPPDAEAVALAMAAGDQTELTPERRAPYARTGTAHVLAVSGLHVGMVFLYVNLLLGALALLHRGHLLRNAAAIAVIWLFAAAAGLSPGTIRAAVMFTALQLALATTSRYAGVNILSAAAFGMLLWRPSYLFHVGFQLSFLSVAAILLWGIPLYRRLRTPWRAANAAVGMLVVGAVASTATAPLVSYCFGQIPLVGLAVNPPVILLTYGVVGVSLLWLAIPWPPLSVVVRPLLEGLLWLQNRLVAEAAALPCAAIDYRMTAAQTAVVYLFFVIFTLAVYRPWLKNR; this is translated from the coding sequence ATGGGAGACACGCCGCTGCATCCGCCGCACAGCCAAAGCCGTCCGCTCCGGAAGGCCGCGGGGCCGTACCCGATGGCGTGGGTACTGCTCTTCACGGCGGCGGGAGTGGCCGTCGCCCGCTACGCGACCCTGCCGGCCGGTTTTCTGGCCGCAGCCTTCGCCGCAGCGACACTCATGGCCTTCATAACGTATCGACGACGCATCGGCAACGGCTACATCGCCATCGCCCTGCTGCTGCTCGGCATGGCGCTGCCCGCGCTGCGACCCCAACCGGCCTACGGCCCCGCCGGCATGAACCGCCTCCACGAAGCGGCGTCGGAACGCATCCGACGGCTCCATCTCCCGCCCGACGCGGAGGCCGTCGCGCTGGCGATGGCCGCAGGCGACCAGACGGAGCTGACACCCGAGCGGCGTGCGCCCTACGCCCGCACGGGAACGGCACACGTGCTGGCCGTATCGGGGCTTCACGTGGGGATGGTTTTCCTCTACGTCAATCTGCTGCTGGGAGCCCTCGCGCTGCTGCACCGCGGCCATCTCCTGCGCAATGCGGCGGCCATCGCCGTCATCTGGCTCTTCGCCGCGGCGGCGGGGCTGTCGCCCGGCACGATCCGCGCCGCCGTGATGTTCACGGCCCTGCAACTGGCGCTGGCCACGACGTCGCGCTACGCAGGCGTCAACATCCTCTCCGCGGCGGCCTTCGGGATGCTGCTGTGGCGGCCGTCCTATCTCTTCCACGTCGGGTTCCAGCTGTCGTTCCTCTCCGTGGCGGCGATCCTCCTATGGGGTATCCCGCTCTACCGGCGGCTGCGCACGCCGTGGCGGGCGGCGAACGCCGCGGTGGGAATGCTCGTCGTCGGCGCGGTCGCCTCGACGGCGACGGCGCCGCTCGTATCCTACTGTTTCGGGCAGATCCCGCTCGTCGGACTGGCGGTCAATCCGCCCGTCATCCTGCTCACCTACGGGGTGGTCGGGGTATCGCTGCTGTGGCTGGCGATCCCCTGGCCGCCCCTTTCGGTCGTCGTCCGTCCGCTGCTCGAAGGGCTGCTGTGGCTGCAAAACCGGCTGGTCGCCGAAGCAGCCGCCCTGCCCTGTGCCGCGATCGACTACCGGATGACGGCGGCGCAGACCGCCGTGGTCTATCTCTTTTTCGTAATTTTCACCCTCGCGGTATACCGTCCGTGGCTGAAAAATCGGTAA
- a CDS encoding phage portal protein, producing MKKIKPKTALAVGNRTDPYLTLGAGTVQSDRFWRWGDDNLFPAALALMSRRSTTHRRIINDKADYISGKGVVCDTASPLLARFIETVNGDGESLRQLLNKLAYDKSLFGNAFLEVVTDARRSFLSLYHQDASRCRLAKDSAHVLLHHDWAAFRAEEARTLPLYPSFEKQADGTLRAAVHYKDYEPMFTHYGVPPYIAGFGVSAIAYKTDRWNISRLDNSFQLSGVMMLDSTVDSEAEAERVVRTAEERFAGNPGQVMFVLKEGSENDHSRFIPIASQNDGDWKALHDQAVSDIVVAHSWFRSLSGLDYASGFSAERILHEYEVALNTVILGEQAELLEPIRALLRRTLGVDAASLQIVNRPPTRSKPLYMKVWEARKADGLDYDPDDERQQRYLSEITRYNLTHID from the coding sequence ATGAAGAAGATTAAACCGAAAACGGCGCTGGCCGTCGGCAACCGCACCGACCCTTATCTCACCCTCGGCGCAGGCACCGTCCAGAGCGACCGTTTCTGGCGCTGGGGCGACGACAACCTCTTCCCCGCGGCGCTGGCACTCATGTCGCGCCGATCGACCACCCACCGGCGCATCATCAACGACAAGGCCGACTACATATCGGGCAAGGGCGTGGTCTGCGACACGGCCTCGCCGCTGCTGGCGCGGTTCATCGAGACGGTCAACGGCGACGGCGAATCGCTGCGCCAGCTGCTCAACAAGCTGGCCTACGACAAATCGCTCTTCGGCAACGCCTTTCTGGAAGTCGTGACCGACGCCCGGCGTTCGTTCCTCTCGCTCTACCACCAGGACGCCTCGCGCTGCCGGCTGGCCAAGGATTCGGCCCACGTGCTGCTGCACCACGACTGGGCGGCCTTCCGCGCCGAAGAGGCCCGCACGCTGCCGCTCTACCCCTCGTTCGAGAAACAGGCCGACGGGACGCTGCGCGCCGCGGTCCACTACAAGGACTACGAACCGATGTTCACCCACTACGGCGTACCGCCCTACATCGCCGGCTTCGGGGTCTCGGCCATCGCCTACAAGACCGACCGCTGGAACATTTCGCGGCTCGACAACTCGTTCCAGCTCTCGGGCGTGATGATGCTCGACAGCACGGTCGACAGCGAAGCCGAAGCGGAACGGGTCGTGCGGACGGCCGAGGAGCGTTTCGCCGGCAACCCCGGACAGGTGATGTTCGTACTCAAAGAGGGCAGCGAGAACGACCATTCGCGCTTCATCCCGATCGCTTCGCAGAACGACGGCGACTGGAAGGCGCTGCACGATCAGGCCGTGTCGGATATCGTGGTGGCGCATTCGTGGTTCCGCTCGCTCAGCGGACTGGACTACGCCTCGGGGTTCAGCGCGGAGCGCATCCTCCACGAATACGAGGTGGCGCTCAACACCGTCATCCTCGGCGAACAGGCCGAGCTGCTCGAACCCATCCGCGCGCTGCTGCGCCGGACGCTCGGCGTCGACGCCGCATCGCTGCAAATCGTCAACCGCCCGCCCACACGCTCCAAACCGCTCTACATGAAGGTCTGGGAGGCCCGCAAGGCCGACGGACTGGACTACGACCCCGACGACGAGAGACAGCAGCGCTATCTCTCGGAGATCACCCGCTACAACCTTACGCACATCGACTGA
- a CDS encoding phage holin family protein translates to MENLYRPVSGAAAALAGWFAPIVPLVACVFGFIAVDFLTGVAASRAVARREGRPWWFESAEAWRTVQKLALVATGIVMAWAVDRHVLDFMDLHAARLFTGFACGVEFWSFLENAAQLSDAPLFRWLKRYVRRRMRKEAGNV, encoded by the coding sequence ATGGAAAACTTGTACAGACCCGTTAGCGGCGCAGCGGCCGCACTGGCCGGCTGGTTCGCCCCCATCGTGCCGCTGGTAGCGTGCGTCTTCGGCTTCATCGCCGTCGATTTCCTGACGGGCGTGGCAGCCAGCCGCGCCGTCGCACGGCGCGAAGGCCGTCCGTGGTGGTTCGAAAGCGCCGAGGCGTGGCGCACGGTGCAGAAACTCGCGCTCGTCGCCACGGGCATCGTCATGGCGTGGGCCGTCGACCGCCACGTGCTCGACTTCATGGATCTGCACGCGGCGCGGCTCTTCACGGGCTTCGCCTGCGGCGTGGAGTTCTGGTCGTTCCTCGAAAACGCCGCCCAGCTCTCGGACGCACCGCTGTTCCGCTGGCTGAAACGCTACGTGCGGCGGCGTATGCGAAAGGAGGCGGGCAATGTCTGA